The following are from one region of the Nicotiana tomentosiformis chromosome 7, ASM39032v3, whole genome shotgun sequence genome:
- the LOC138896184 gene encoding tropomyosin-2-like produces the protein MYKLLSEQLEGEVKNLRAELDVAQKEHADLLEQVKIFEVSDDELDTVSNGLNPKVQKKIDRVDQLQAEMDEVKAMAEEWNGKMDRLASEKETAREQLASAEAQLRSVKEKAETRSRKIEDLQSQLGPAVAARDTFARELEAAKSVAETTRVDTKEMVDQYKADAEVAQEHLNTIVKYVKWQS, from the coding sequence atgtataagcttctcagtgAACAACTTGAGGGAGAAGTCAAgaacctccgagccgagttggatGTGGCCCAGAAAGAACACGCCGATCTATTGGAACaggtaaaaatctttgaagttagtgatgatgagctaGACACAGTGTCTAACGGTTTGAATCCAAAGGTCCAGAAGAAGATTGATCGGGTCGACCAGCTCCAGGCTGAGATGGATGAAGTCAAAGCTATGGCTGAGGAGTGGAATGGCAAGATGGACCGATTGGCTtcggaaaaggagactgcccgaGAGCAGCTGGCCTCGGCGGAGGCCCAACTTCGATCGGTGAAGGAGAAAGCTGAGACCCGATCTCGAAAAATTGAAGACCTCCAGTCTCAACTGGGCCCGGCCGTTGCCGCACGGGATACCTTTGCTAGGGAGCTTGAAGCAGCCAAGTCAGTGGCAGAAACAACTAGGGTCGACACTAAAGAAATGGTGGACCAGTACAAAGCAGATGCTGAGGTAGCTCAGGAACACCTAAATACAATTGTCAAATATGTGAAGTGGCAGTCCTGA